The following are encoded in a window of Corynebacterium argentoratense DSM 44202 genomic DNA:
- the dnaG gene encoding DNA primase: MGKGRIPESDIQAIRERTAIEEIVGEYVQLKPGGSDSLKGLSPFKDEKTPSFHVRPSRGYYHCFSTGKGGDVFSFLMEMEHISFPEAVEVCAEKIGYQINYEGGGPGRREEPGTRQRLVAANKAAHEFYRQQLETDDAATARAFLTDRGFTAEHAHEFGCGYAPAGWDTLTKHLMRKGFDFKELEAAGLSTMGRRGPIDRFHRRLLWPIRNLAGDVIGFGARKLFDDDKLGKYMNTPETMLYKKSKVLFGLDMAKKSIAAGHQAVVVEGYTDVMACHAAGITTAVAACGTAFGEEHLQMLRRLMLDDNFFRGELIYTFDGDEAGQKAAMRAFEGEQQFTGQSYVAVAPDGMDPCDLRLQKGDAAVRDLVASRVPMFEFVIRSLVESYSLDSVDGRVQAIRRAVPVVAGIRDEALRNEYARQLAGWTGWGDPAEIVAQVRAAKAAPKPATKPLRARRFAQATSAPVDTAPASTLVLPDPKNPRLWCEREALKVALQYPSLAGSFFDGLEQGCFSNPAYQAVRQAIIDAGGSATGATMSAKQWVPEVSSKVNDLVAQSLIAELAVESMHVSDDSLEAYADSVLARLQEVRVGNQIAQLKGQLQRMRPGDDSAAYNSLFADLVALEQVRRQLLDRAIKPQVR; this comes from the coding sequence ATGGGCAAAGGAAGGATTCCGGAAAGCGATATTCAAGCTATCCGTGAACGCACAGCGATTGAAGAGATCGTCGGTGAGTACGTCCAGTTGAAGCCGGGGGGCAGCGACTCACTGAAAGGCCTGTCGCCGTTTAAAGACGAAAAGACTCCCTCCTTTCACGTTCGTCCCTCACGTGGCTATTACCACTGTTTTTCCACAGGTAAGGGTGGTGATGTGTTCAGTTTTCTCATGGAGATGGAGCACATCAGTTTCCCCGAAGCCGTGGAAGTGTGCGCGGAAAAAATCGGTTATCAGATCAACTATGAGGGCGGTGGGCCTGGGCGCAGGGAGGAGCCAGGTACACGCCAGCGTTTAGTGGCAGCCAATAAAGCTGCTCACGAGTTTTACAGGCAACAGCTCGAAACTGATGACGCCGCGACGGCTCGCGCATTCTTGACTGATCGCGGTTTCACCGCCGAGCATGCCCATGAATTTGGCTGCGGTTATGCGCCGGCGGGCTGGGATACGTTGACCAAGCATCTCATGCGCAAGGGCTTTGATTTTAAGGAGCTCGAGGCCGCAGGGTTGTCGACGATGGGGCGTAGGGGTCCGATTGATCGTTTTCACCGGCGCCTGCTGTGGCCGATCCGAAACTTGGCGGGCGACGTCATCGGTTTCGGTGCCCGGAAGTTGTTTGATGATGACAAACTGGGCAAGTACATGAACACCCCAGAGACGATGCTGTACAAGAAGTCGAAGGTGTTGTTCGGCTTGGATATGGCTAAAAAGTCCATTGCGGCGGGGCACCAAGCTGTGGTGGTCGAGGGGTATACGGACGTGATGGCCTGCCACGCTGCGGGAATTACCACCGCTGTCGCAGCATGCGGTACCGCATTCGGAGAGGAACACCTGCAGATGCTGCGCAGGTTGATGCTGGATGACAACTTCTTCCGCGGCGAACTGATCTACACCTTCGACGGCGACGAAGCCGGGCAGAAGGCAGCGATGCGCGCATTTGAAGGCGAACAACAGTTCACGGGGCAGTCCTATGTGGCTGTTGCCCCGGATGGGATGGATCCTTGTGATCTTCGCCTGCAGAAGGGCGATGCTGCGGTGCGCGACTTGGTGGCTAGTCGCGTGCCCATGTTCGAGTTTGTTATTCGCTCGTTGGTGGAAAGCTATTCCTTGGACAGCGTTGACGGCAGGGTGCAAGCGATCCGACGGGCTGTGCCGGTAGTGGCTGGGATTCGCGACGAAGCCTTGCGCAACGAGTACGCCCGCCAGCTAGCAGGCTGGACTGGGTGGGGCGACCCGGCGGAGATCGTGGCACAGGTTCGGGCGGCTAAAGCTGCCCCCAAGCCCGCTACGAAGCCCTTGCGCGCGCGTCGCTTCGCGCAGGCCACCTCCGCCCCCGTTGATACGGCACCGGCTTCGACCTTGGTGCTGCCTGATCCAAAGAACCCACGGTTGTGGTGCGAGAGGGAAGCACTCAAAGTTGCTTTGCAGTACCCATCGTTAGCGGGCAGCTTCTTCGACGGGCTTGAACAAGGGTGCTTTAGCAACCCCGCGTATCAGGCCGTCAGGCAGGCGATTATTGATGCCGGCGGTAGTGCCACGGGTGCGACGATGAGTGCAAAGCAGTGGGTTCCGGAGGTCTCCAGCAAGGTCAATGATTTGGTGGCACAGTCGCTGATCGCTGAACTCGCGGTGGAGTCGATGCATGTCAGCGACGACTCTTTGGAAGCCTACGCGGATAGTGTCTTGGCTCGTTTGCAGGAAGTCCGGGTGGGCAATCAGATTGCCCAGTTGAAGGGGCAGCTGCAGCGCATGCGCCCCGGCGATGATTCTGCAGCCTACAACTCTTTGTTCGCAGATCTGGTGGCTTTGGAACAGGTGCGCAGGCAGCTGCTTGACCGGGCGATCAAACCCCAGGTGCGTTAG
- a CDS encoding ribonuclease domain-containing protein, which produces MSSPNGPYKKVAGAAAAVAVAAVAAWFGVDSPARDDARPESTRSTASTPSTTPKSSTAPTSSKRAKDTQEDVCPLSSLPPEAEEVVDDILNGGPFAHPDNDGVRFGNYEHVLPQQSRNYYREYTVDTPGVKHRGARRIVVGGGSKTDPDVWFYTDDHYESFCEIPDAEQ; this is translated from the coding sequence ATGTCTAGTCCGAATGGGCCGTACAAAAAGGTCGCTGGTGCGGCTGCAGCCGTCGCTGTAGCCGCCGTCGCCGCATGGTTTGGTGTGGATTCTCCTGCGCGGGATGACGCGCGCCCTGAGTCGACCCGCAGCACCGCATCCACGCCCAGCACCACACCCAAATCCAGCACCGCACCCACATCCAGCAAGCGCGCAAAAGACACCCAAGAAGATGTGTGCCCGCTATCGTCCCTGCCGCCCGAGGCCGAGGAAGTCGTCGACGACATTTTGAACGGCGGCCCCTTCGCCCACCCCGACAACGATGGGGTGCGCTTTGGAAACTACGAGCACGTCCTGCCACAGCAATCACGCAATTACTACCGCGAATACACCGTGGACACACCTGGTGTGAAGCACCGCGGCGCCCGACGCATTGTGGTGGGCGGCGGCTCTAAAACCGACCCCGATGTGTGGTTCTACACCGACGACCATTACGAGAGTTTCTGCGAGATCCCCGATGCCGAACAATAA